The Pagrus major chromosome 10, Pma_NU_1.0 genome contains a region encoding:
- the LOC141003846 gene encoding cilia- and flagella-associated protein 20-like — protein sequence MFKNTFHSGFLSIFYSIGSKLLQIWDEKARNGHIEGVTDNDIRSQVLEVEWANVCTTYITCPADPKKTLGHILPSLNFQVLDDTNGRRRFQLSTYRSTTGVDPLLCTMPMKLDEGWNQIQFDLSDFTRRAYGTNYVETLRVQIHANCRIRSVFLRQTVL from the exons atgtttaaaaacacatttcatagCGGATTCTTGTCTATTTTCTACAGCATCGGCAGCAAACTGCTTCAGATATGGGATGAAAAG GCGAGGAATGGTCACATCGAGGGAGTCACAGACAATGACATCCGCTCCCAGGTGTTGGAGGTCGAGTGGGCAAACGTCTG TACCACCTACATAACATGTCCTGCAGACCCCAAGAAGACACT TGGACATATTCTCCCATCTTTAAACTTTCAGGTGTTAGATGATACAAACGGTCGCCGGCGGTTTCAGTTGAGTACCTACCGAAGCACGACGGGAGTGGATCCGTTGCTCTGCACCATGCCAATGAAGCTGGACGAAGGCTGGAACCAGATTCAGTTCGACCTGTCGGACTTCACCAGGAGGGCCTATGGAACCAATTACGTTGAGACACTGCGTGTACAG aTCCACGCTAACTGTCGAATTAGGAGTGTATTTCTCAGACAGACTGTACTCTGA